A section of the Amycolatopsis sp. AA4 genome encodes:
- a CDS encoding TetR family transcriptional regulator, whose translation MPIEPDPRALPPGLAPAWLGTPRPRRGPKPSHTVEAVVAAAVELADTEGLAAASLPNIASALGLTTNALYRYVTSKDELLILLAEAGFGPPPPPPVGLDWRAAVRTWADAATKRYAARPWLLDVREGLTPHRLRWTEQLLAVFTEAGLSTVDALSCAELVSAVVRATADRRRTIADPDSPESTEHAADVRAFLQPRLAEGGYPHLAALTEAREYPAAAPEDFALERVLDGIAALLP comes from the coding sequence ATGCCGATCGAGCCCGATCCCCGAGCCCTGCCGCCGGGCCTGGCCCCAGCCTGGCTGGGCACGCCGCGCCCCCGCCGAGGACCGAAGCCGTCGCACACCGTCGAAGCAGTGGTAGCGGCAGCGGTCGAGTTGGCCGACACCGAAGGCCTGGCAGCCGCGTCGCTGCCGAACATCGCGTCCGCACTCGGGCTCACGACCAACGCGCTGTACCGCTACGTAACCTCGAAAGACGAACTGCTGATCCTCCTGGCCGAAGCCGGCTTCGGCCCACCCCCGCCACCCCCAGTCGGCCTGGACTGGCGCGCCGCAGTCCGCACCTGGGCCGACGCAGCGACAAAACGCTACGCCGCTCGCCCATGGCTGCTCGACGTCCGCGAAGGCCTCACCCCACACCGCCTCCGGTGGACCGAACAACTCCTGGCGGTCTTTACGGAAGCCGGACTGTCCACAGTAGACGCACTGTCGTGCGCCGAACTGGTCTCCGCAGTAGTCCGCGCCACCGCAGATCGCCGCCGCACGATCGCCGATCCAGACTCGCCGGAGTCGACCGAGCACGCCGCTGACGTCCGGGCCTTCCTGCAACCCCGCCTAGCCGAGGGCGGTTACCCGCACCTGGCGGCCTTGACGGAAGCCCGCGAATACCCAGCCGCCGCCCCCGAGGATTTCGCCCTGGAACGGGTTCTGGACGGAATCGCCGCGCTGCTCCCCTGA
- a CDS encoding ABC transporter ATP-binding protein has protein sequence MATPVQLDAVHKTYGRGESAVEALAGVSVAFPAGTFTAVMGPSGSGKSTLLHCAAGLDTPTSGKVTLVGTDLKGKNETQLTELRREHVAFIFQSFNLMPALNVEQNVTLPTLLAGRAPDKAWVDQVIARVGLSQRVKHRPGELSGGQQQRVAIARALAARPAVVFADEPTGALDTTTALEVLGLMRELVSAGQTIVMVTHDPVAASHADNVLFLVDGRIVTQMANPSVDAVASTLAHLGEQARRQR, from the coding sequence GTGGCAACGCCCGTCCAGCTGGACGCGGTGCACAAAACCTACGGCCGCGGCGAGAGCGCGGTCGAAGCGCTCGCCGGCGTGTCCGTTGCCTTCCCGGCGGGCACCTTCACCGCGGTGATGGGCCCGTCCGGTTCCGGCAAGAGCACGCTGCTGCACTGCGCGGCCGGGCTGGACACGCCGACCTCGGGCAAGGTCACCCTCGTCGGGACCGACCTCAAGGGCAAGAACGAAACGCAGCTCACCGAGCTGCGCCGCGAGCACGTCGCGTTCATTTTCCAGTCGTTCAACCTGATGCCCGCGCTGAACGTGGAGCAGAACGTCACGCTGCCCACGCTGCTGGCCGGCCGCGCGCCGGACAAGGCGTGGGTGGACCAGGTGATCGCGCGCGTCGGGCTGTCCCAGCGAGTGAAGCACCGGCCCGGCGAGCTGTCCGGCGGGCAGCAGCAGCGCGTCGCGATCGCCCGCGCGCTCGCCGCCCGCCCGGCCGTGGTGTTCGCCGACGAGCCCACCGGCGCGCTCGACACCACCACCGCGCTCGAGGTGCTCGGCCTGATGCGCGAGCTGGTCAGCGCGGGCCAGACCATCGTGATGGTCACCCACGACCCGGTCGCGGCGTCCCACGCGGACAACGTGCTCTTCCTGGTCGACGGCCGGATCGTCACGCAGATGGCCAACCCGAGCGTCGACGCGGTGGCGAGCACCCTGGCACACCTCGGCGAGCAAGCGAGGAGGCAGCGGTGA
- a CDS encoding ABC transporter permease has protein sequence MNSRRVVLALALSSLRYRAAASLASFVAILIGCGLLIACAGLFETAIVLKAAPQRLAAAPLVVGGSAGFKLPDEESQVVPYAERAVLPEDQVAKISGVQGVGQAVPDVSFATVLLHDGAPAESGAAVLSGHGWDSASLGGYKLTEGAAPNASGQVVLDAATASAAGLHAGSAVDLAVNGQRQSFQVSGVAEPSQTVKSPAFFFSVTDAQRFNPHPGTVGLVGVFPADGVDATELAGKISEQVPSATVLTGDDRGSAEFLGVSGSQLPLILLAAVFGGMVLVVMALVVSATISLTVRQRQQELALLRATGATPKQVHRMVVMETMAVGALAAVCGAFLGSLLGNWIFSTSGSLGIVPDELAFTQDIIAFAAGIIATLAITFGAAWFAALAAARARPIQALAEAAIPGVKVNALRRTGALICGAATVLLAATTIFMPADTAAAIGGPAVLTGAIGVALLGPEIIAWVVDRFGPFVRRVAGRDATLAVINTRARAVAFAAVLTPITLASAVALGNVYSETTAQKAQIAAYAGQLQADAVVTSIAGGFSPDQLAQIRSTPGVSTSSPLVTSSGWVEEPYDGNGSDPLRLLGVAAQDQGGTVLATEVTEGSLTALRGNSVALPASVADKLEVKVGSKIKMRLGDGAQVPVTVVALLDSPSSYASMILPAELLAAHTTSGLASQVLVRSGDASGVVSALSDRTKDWPGVTVGDDSALAASFQASADVEALINYLLAVLAIAYAAIAAVNTLSVAVLARRREFGAQRLAGADRGQVRRMLFVEGGIVAVTGLVLGIVISLFTVVPMALTTGEIIPSGPIWVFLAVVLAIFLIVWPATALSARLAMRRSAIEAVKMPGQ, from the coding sequence GTGAACTCGCGGCGAGTGGTGCTCGCGCTCGCGCTGTCGAGTCTCCGGTACCGCGCGGCGGCTTCGCTCGCGTCGTTCGTCGCCATCCTCATCGGCTGCGGTCTGCTGATCGCGTGCGCCGGACTGTTCGAGACGGCGATCGTGCTGAAGGCCGCGCCGCAGCGGCTGGCCGCGGCTCCGCTCGTCGTCGGCGGTTCCGCCGGGTTCAAGCTGCCGGACGAGGAATCCCAGGTCGTCCCGTACGCCGAGCGGGCGGTACTGCCGGAGGACCAGGTCGCGAAGATCTCGGGAGTGCAGGGCGTCGGGCAGGCGGTGCCGGACGTGTCGTTCGCGACGGTCCTGCTGCACGACGGCGCGCCCGCCGAGTCGGGTGCGGCTGTCCTTTCCGGACACGGCTGGGATTCGGCTTCGCTGGGCGGATACAAGCTGACCGAGGGCGCGGCTCCGAACGCGTCGGGCCAGGTCGTGCTCGACGCGGCCACCGCGTCCGCGGCCGGCCTGCACGCGGGTTCGGCCGTCGACCTGGCGGTGAACGGGCAGCGGCAGTCGTTCCAGGTTTCCGGTGTCGCGGAGCCTTCGCAGACCGTGAAGTCGCCCGCGTTCTTCTTCTCCGTTACGGACGCCCAGCGGTTCAACCCGCATCCCGGCACGGTCGGGCTGGTCGGCGTTTTCCCCGCCGACGGCGTCGACGCGACCGAGCTGGCGGGCAAGATCTCGGAGCAAGTCCCGTCGGCCACCGTGCTCACCGGCGACGACCGCGGGTCGGCCGAATTCCTCGGCGTGAGCGGGAGCCAGCTGCCGCTGATCCTGCTCGCCGCGGTGTTCGGCGGCATGGTGCTGGTCGTGATGGCGCTGGTGGTGTCCGCGACGATCAGCCTCACCGTCCGGCAGCGGCAGCAGGAACTCGCGCTGCTGCGGGCGACCGGGGCGACGCCGAAACAGGTGCACCGCATGGTCGTCATGGAGACGATGGCGGTCGGCGCGCTCGCCGCGGTGTGCGGGGCGTTCCTGGGCAGCCTGCTCGGCAACTGGATCTTCAGCACGAGCGGCTCGCTCGGCATCGTGCCGGACGAACTCGCCTTCACCCAGGACATCATCGCGTTCGCGGCCGGGATCATCGCGACGCTCGCGATCACCTTCGGGGCCGCGTGGTTCGCCGCGCTGGCCGCCGCTCGTGCCCGGCCCATCCAGGCGCTGGCCGAAGCGGCGATCCCGGGCGTCAAGGTGAACGCGTTGCGCCGCACGGGCGCGCTGATCTGCGGCGCGGCGACGGTGCTGCTCGCCGCGACCACGATCTTCATGCCCGCCGACACCGCGGCGGCGATCGGCGGCCCGGCGGTGCTCACCGGCGCGATCGGCGTCGCGCTGCTCGGTCCGGAGATCATCGCGTGGGTGGTGGACCGGTTCGGTCCGTTCGTGCGCCGGGTCGCCGGCCGCGACGCCACGCTCGCGGTCATCAACACGCGAGCGCGGGCCGTCGCGTTCGCCGCGGTGCTCACTCCGATCACGCTCGCCAGCGCGGTCGCGCTCGGCAACGTGTATTCCGAGACCACCGCGCAGAAAGCGCAGATCGCCGCGTACGCCGGGCAGCTGCAGGCGGACGCGGTGGTGACCTCGATCGCGGGCGGGTTCTCGCCGGACCAGCTCGCGCAGATCCGCAGCACGCCGGGAGTTTCGACGTCGTCGCCGCTCGTCACCAGCTCCGGCTGGGTCGAGGAGCCCTACGACGGCAACGGAAGCGACCCGTTGCGGCTGCTGGGCGTCGCCGCGCAGGACCAGGGCGGCACGGTGCTCGCCACCGAGGTCACCGAAGGTTCGCTGACGGCGTTGCGCGGGAACTCCGTGGCGCTGCCCGCGTCGGTGGCCGACAAGCTCGAGGTCAAGGTCGGGTCGAAGATCAAGATGCGGCTCGGCGACGGGGCGCAGGTCCCGGTGACCGTGGTCGCGTTGCTGGACAGCCCGTCCAGTTACGCGAGCATGATCCTGCCCGCCGAGCTGCTGGCCGCGCACACCACGAGCGGCCTGGCATCGCAGGTGCTCGTACGCAGTGGGGACGCCAGCGGGGTCGTGTCGGCGCTGTCCGACCGGACGAAGGACTGGCCCGGGGTCACGGTCGGCGACGACAGTGCACTCGCCGCGAGTTTCCAGGCGAGTGCCGACGTCGAGGCGCTGATCAACTACCTGCTGGCCGTGCTCGCCATCGCGTACGCCGCGATCGCCGCGGTGAACACGCTTTCGGTGGCCGTGCTGGCCCGCCGGCGGGAGTTCGGCGCGCAGCGGCTCGCCGGTGCGGATCGCGGCCAGGTGCGGCGGATGCTGTTCGTGGAAGGCGGGATCGTGGCGGTGACCGGGCTGGTGCTCGGCATCGTGATCTCGCTCTTCACCGTGGTGCCGATGGCGCTGACCACCGGCGAGATCATCCCGTCCGGGCCGATCTGGGTGTTCCTCGCCGTGGTGCTCGCGATTTTCCTGATCGTGTGGCCGGCGACCGCGCTCTCGGCCCGGCTGGCGATGCGCCGCAGCGCCATCGAAGCGGTGAAAATGCCCGGCCAGTAA